The Neodiprion virginianus isolate iyNeoVirg1 chromosome 5, iyNeoVirg1.1, whole genome shotgun sequence genome contains a region encoding:
- the LOC124306230 gene encoding uncharacterized protein LOC124306230 isoform X9 has protein sequence MWLKRNSSTKMLRRLGRQKNTGNSINGSRTSQLPLELDQLGDDSASLRSDNDVKSAEKENVAAPSVPHEREESNKREGEREGEKEERNKKLRKADSKENISVSVEKKLAPKPPVGNESNERRISREKGPAPLPPGATTRHDTGKAEDKENIPKPSVTEKSNTVTPVTMDKEKSIVNKEVEKKSVSKNDGDDRDIKKVPAQIVGEEQNHHIPVEARRSEECSDKPKSMLNEKPVGEKKKPPPEKPMDVEVRRRSMDEKMKLPADKQHLSNEDKRKSAPVKPVHAPDGVKEPVYVRQTSVEERKRHEKKSLIEDQRPKYDIRYDARPVTDENFQSLDEKRKSVEDKLNAVLEKRISMDSAKRHSDHASIETLKRISGTSTISQLSGKRTPKSSSTADVNSDLGTQTTLLKSRSQEASSNDSFGNNVLRSQSGEIYRGSSPDWKRENQARKEKSSGDTVDRSEHIHRRGSSAGSGVAVVTSTPVRSRSVSRSGSGDNVVVITGKTKPSEHQEDIRFNKSMVRITPDTPDPSNSLASNVSQVTVVTTHPPVLVDATATPPPPRHQSPTSEVVIVANETNKTQVNESSTDDDGFTSLDSLEYTPQEQPIVICATDTSKRVGKKLDESEVVIVSPIVDDELMDTSHVSVVTVGDDKERVKDSSVVGKNSNTGTSMADHVNSSNSRRRRRRSSSKSDSGDEMLTPPRMSVMVAGTTVGSTDVDDLASPTKLMPNGIANVRSDGTAAGPWSTMAKHTNESREEGGGKALKDKRISPDSSCSNEGNSSHRSNSDEGSTRSHTPSKSVDRSDAESISTTISQDSRGSSRDNHLGRDSRQSSEIDDEVVLRRKPPEYTRDAPRQARTKEDIQIMNLKKKTRKRTRKFEIDGVVVTTTTSKVIYGDDENGKVYDDQIFRKQELRELKMLQKMEQKQFQDLSQKSQFTKDQQEKRFEQERLMLERGAEGDLDTLARQQRQQIERAETQQEADLRLASKKIRSEQERELKQFREGLKQELRLLKQEVDLMPKERRKNAFKMRKDKLEAEHEAREKVFLEKLNESHETSLRRLSDSHRERIALMERQFLQQKQQLMRAREAAIWELEERQIKERQQLLKRQLKDIFFLQRHQMLIRHEKELEQMKRMNQRKEEELVKRQTVERRNLPKRIRTEMKAREMMFRESMRISMTAALTPDPDAERDKLKKFQENEKKRYRAEQQRFELKHARQLEELRAQSDASIKELEQLQNEKRKMLMEHETMKLKEQEESYTKELREWKAQLKPRKQKIEAELATEMEALESRYPGSLPTRLSDLSLISLDTSRGVSPVGMAVEITTTTGMSNSWRRSPRSFASTSRANSYIKPQPSPSAFSLPRVSLKHPGSEGDATSLSGIEGASLDKKSANPNEFRPLSLQTRRTIRSTIGGTGGHLWTVGGASMLATRPPRSA, from the exons GCACCCAAGCCACCTGTGGGAAACGAGTCGAACGAACGTCGAATCTCCAGGGAAAAGGGTCCCGCGCCCTTACCACCTGGTGCCACGACACGTCACGACACTGGCAAGGCAGAAGATAAGGAGAACATTCCAAAACCATCAGTTACTGAAAAGAGCAATACCGTAACTCCTGTGACAATGGACAAGGAAAAATCTATTGTTAATAAAGAAGTGGAGAAAAAATCTGTATCTAAGAATGACGGTGACGATAGAGATATCAAAAAAGTTCCAGCACAAATCGTTGGTGAAGAACAAAACCATCATATTCCTGTCGAGGCGCGTCGCAGTGAGGAGTGTTCGGATAAACCAAAGTCTATGCTCAATGAAAAGCCAGttggagagaagaaaaagccACCACCAGAAAAGCCTATGGATGTAGAAGTTAGAAGAAGATCTATGGACGAAAAGATGAAACTCCCAGCAGATAAGCAACATTTGAGTAACGAGGACAAACGGAAATCAGCACCAGTTAAACCAGTCCACGCTCCTGATGGAGTCAAAGAACCAGTTTATGTTAGACAAACTTCGGTGGAGGAGCGAAAAAg GCATGAAAAGAAGTCATTGATTGAAGATCAACGACCAAAATACGACATAAGGTACGATGCGCGACCAGTCACAGACGAAAATTTCCAAAGCCTGGACGAAAAACGGAAATCTGTTGAAGATAAACTGAATGCTGTTCTtgaaaaacgaatttcgaTGGATTCCGCAAAACGGCACTCGGATCACGCGTCAATCGAAACACTGAAACGCATTTCAGGAACAAGCACAATTTCCCAACTTTCGGGAAAACGGACACCAAAATCGAGCTCTACTGCCGATGTTAACTCAGACCTTGGCACTCAAACAACTCTTTTGAAAAGTCGAAGTCAAGAAGCATCGAGCAATGATTCGTTTGGCAATAATGTTTTGAGGTCGCAGTCGGGTGAAATTTATAGGGGCAGTAGTCCGGATTGGAAGAGAGAAAACCAAgccagaaaagaaaaaagttccGGTGATACAGTAGACAGGTCAGAACATATTCATAGGAGAGGTTCGTCCGCCGGGTCAGGAGTCGCTGTTGTGACGTCAACACCAGTGAGAAGCCGTAGTGTATCCAGAAGCGGCAGTGGAGATAATGTTGTCGTTATTACCG GTAAAACAAAACCCTCTGAACATCAAGAAGATATACGATTCAATAAATCCATGGTACGAATAACTCCAGATACACCTGATCCATCGAATAGTTTGGCCAGCAATGTGAGCCAAGTTACCGTCGTAACAACACATCCTCCTGTGCTTGTCGATGCCACAGCAACTCCACCTCCGCCTCGACACCAATCCCCGACATCTGAAGTTGTAATCGTTGCCAATGAGACAAACAAAACCCAGGTAAATGAGAGTTCGACTGACGATGATGGGTTTACAAGCTTGGATAGCCTTGAATACACGCCACAGGAACAGCCAATTGTAATATGTGCCACCGATACTTCCAAACGTGTTGGCAAGAAACTGGATGAGTCGGAAGTTGTCATAGTAAGCCCGATTGTTGATGACGAATTGATGGATACCAGCCATGTATCTGTAGTTACCGTTGGTGATGACAAAGAGCGAGTGAAAGATTCATCTGTTGTTGGCAAGAATAGTAATACTGGCACATCAATGGCAGATCATGTTAATAGTAGTAATAGTaggagaagaaggaggaggtcCAGTTCAAAGAGTGACAGCGGCGACGAGATGCTAACTCCACCTCGTATGTCGGTGATGGTTGCTGGAACTACAGTTGGGTCGACAGATGTCGATGACCTTGCTAGCCCTACGAAGCTGATGCCTAATGGTATTGCAAATGTACGCAGCGATGGTACGGCAGCAGGACCTTGGTCAACGATGGCAAAGCATACAAATGAGTCAAGAGAGGAAGGTGGAGGTAAAGCATTAAAGGATAAACGCATCTCACCTGACAGTAGCTGTAGTAATGAAGGGAACTCGTCACATCGGTCCAACAGCGATGAGGGATCAACCAGGTCTCACACACCTAGCAAGAGTGTCGACAGATCTGATGCAGAATCTATATCAACGACAATAAGCCAGGACAGCCGAGGTTCGAGCCGAGACAACCACTTGGGAAGAGATTCCCGGCAATCGTCAGAAATTGACGACGAAGTTGTACTTAGAAGAAAACCTCCCGAGTACACGAGAGACGCACCGAGACAAGCGAGGACAAAGGAAGATATTCAGATAATGAATCTTAAGAAAAAGACACGAAAGCGTACGAGAAAGTTCGAGATTGATGGCGTTGTAGTTACAACTACTACATCAAAGGTAATATACGGAGATGATGAAAATGGCAAGGTGTACGACGACCAGATATTTCGTAAACAAGAACTACGGGAGCTTAAGATGTTACAAAAAATGGAACAGAAACAATTTCAGGATCTGTCGCAGAAATCGCAATTCACCAAGGATCAGCAGGAGAAGCGGTTTGAACAAGAGAGGCTTATGTTGGAACGTGGGGCAGAAGGTGACCTCGATACGTTGGCCAGACAACAGCGTCAACAGATTGAAAGGGCTGAGACCCAACAAGAGGCTGACCTGAGGCTTGCGTCAAAAAAAATCCGTAGTGAGCAAGAACGCGAGTTGAAACAATTTCGCGAAGGGCTGAAGCAGGAGCTGCGACTGCTCAAGCAGGAGGTTGACCTTATGCCTAAAGAAAGGCGAAAGAATGCGTTTAAGATGCGGAAGGATAAACTCGAAGCCGAACACGAAGCTAGGGAGAAGGTATTTTTGGAAAAGTTGAATGAGAGCCATGAGACGTCGCTGAGGAGGCTATCAGACAGTCATCGTGAGAGGATTGCACTTATGGAGAGACAATTCTTGCAGCAGAAACAGCAGCTCATGAGGGCAAGGGAAGCGGCGATATGGGAACTTGAAGAGAGACAAATCAAAGAGCGTCAGCAGCTACTGAAGCGACAACTGAAGGATATATTCTTTTTGCAAAGGCACCAAATGCTGATAAGGCATGAAAAGGAGCTTGAGCAGATGAAGAGAATGAATCAGCGTAAGGAAGAGGAGCTTGTCAAACGTCAGACTGTTGAACGTAGGAACCTTCCGAAGAGAATACGCACAGAGATGAAGGCTAGGGAGATGATGTTCCGCGAATCAATGCGTATATCAATGACTGCTGCTCTTACTCCTGATCCAGACGCTGAGcgtgataaattgaaaaaattccaagagaatgaaaagaagagaTACAGGGCTGAACAGCAAAGGTTTGAATTAAAACACGCCAGGCAGCTCGAGGAGTTGAGGGCACAGAGCGATGCTTCCATCAAGGAGTTGGAACAACTTCAAAATGAAAAGCGAAAAATGCTTATGGAGCATGAGACAATGAAGCTCAAGGAGCAGGAGGAATCCTACACGAAGGAACTTCGAGAGTGGAAAGCACAGCTTAAACCACGAAAGCAG AAAATAGAGGCTGAGCTGGCTACGGAAATGGAAGCCCTGGAATCACGTTATCCAGGTTCATTACCGACACGTCTCAGCGACCTTTCATTAATCTCCTTAGACACTTCTCGCGGTGTCAGTCCTGTCGGCATGGCTGTTGAAATAACAACGACTACGGGCATGTCCAACAGTTGGCGCAGGTCGCCTCGTTCTTTCGCATCCACTTCCAGAGCTAATTCCTACATCAAACCTCAGCCATCTCCATCAGCATTTAGTTTACCTCGTGTATCACTCAAACATCCTGGTTCCGAAGGGGATGCTACTTCATTGTCTGGGATTGAGGGTGCTAGCCTTGACAAAAAATCGGCAAATCCCAACGAATTCCGCCCACTTTCCTTGC AGACTAGAAGAACAATTCGCTCAACAATTGGAGGTACAGGAGGCCATTTATGGACCGTCGGCGGTGCCTCTATGCTTGCCACCAGACCTCCCAGATCTGCCTGA
- the LOC124306230 gene encoding uncharacterized protein LOC124306230 isoform X7, with translation MWLKRNSSTKMLRRLGRQKNTGNSINGSPCSSSSCNCQRTSQLPLELDQLGDDSASLRSDNDVKSAEKENVAAPSVPHEREESNKREGEREGEKEERNKKLRKADSKENISVSVEKKLAPKPPVGNESNERRISREKGPAPLPPGATTRHDTGKAEDKENIPKPSVTEKSNTVTPVTMDKEKSIVNKEVEKKSVSKNDGDDRDIKKVPAQIVGEEQNHHIPVEARRSEECSDKPKSMLNEKPVGEKKKPPPEKPMDVEVRRRSMDEKMKLPADKQHLSNEDKRKSAPVKPVHAPDGVKEPVYVRQTSVEERKRHEKKSLIEDQRPKYDIRYDARPVTDENFQSLDEKRKSVEDKLNAVLEKRISMDSAKRHSDHASIETLKRISGTSTISQLSGKRTPKSSSTADVNSDLGTQTTLLKSRSQEASSNDSFGNNVLRSQSGEIYRGSSPDWKRENQARKEKSSGDTVDRSEHIHRRGSSAGSGVAVVTSTPVRSRSVSRSGSGDNVVVITGKTKPSEHQEDIRFNKSMVRITPDTPDPSNSLASNVSQVTVVTTHPPVLVDATATPPPPRHQSPTSEVVIVANETNKTQVNESSTDDDGFTSLDSLEYTPQEQPIVICATDTSKRVGKKLDESEVVIVSPIVDDELMDTSHVSVVTVGDDKERVKDSSVVGKNSNTGTSMADHVNSSNSRRRRRRSSSKSDSGDEMLTPPRMSVMVAGTTVGSTDVDDLASPTKLMPNGIANVRSDGTAAGPWSTMAKHTNESREEGGGKALKDKRISPDSSCSNEGNSSHRSNSDEGSTRSHTPSKSVDRSDAESISTTISQDSRGSSRDNHLGRDSRQSSEIDDEVVLRRKPPEYTRDAPRQARTKEDIQIMNLKKKTRKRTRKFEIDGVVVTTTTSKVIYGDDENGKVYDDQIFRKQELRELKMLQKMEQKQFQDLSQKSQFTKDQQEKRFEQERLMLERGAEGDLDTLARQQRQQIERAETQQEADLRLASKKIRSEQERELKQFREGLKQELRLLKQEVDLMPKERRKNAFKMRKDKLEAEHEAREKVFLEKLNESHETSLRRLSDSHRERIALMERQFLQQKQQLMRAREAAIWELEERQIKERQQLLKRQLKDIFFLQRHQMLIRHEKELEQMKRMNQRKEEELVKRQTVERRNLPKRIRTEMKAREMMFRESMRISMTAALTPDPDAERDKLKKFQENEKKRYRAEQQRFELKHARQLEELRAQSDASIKELEQLQNEKRKMLMEHETMKLKEQEESYTKELREWKAQLKPRKQKIEAELATEMEALESRYPGSLPTRLSDLSLISLDTSRGVSPVGMAVEITTTTGMSNSWRRSPRSFASTSRANSYIKPQPSPSAFSLPRVSLKHPGSEGDATSLSGIEGASLDKKSANPNEFRPLSLQTRRTIRSTIGGTGGHLWTVGGASMLATRPPRSA, from the exons GCACCCAAGCCACCTGTGGGAAACGAGTCGAACGAACGTCGAATCTCCAGGGAAAAGGGTCCCGCGCCCTTACCACCTGGTGCCACGACACGTCACGACACTGGCAAGGCAGAAGATAAGGAGAACATTCCAAAACCATCAGTTACTGAAAAGAGCAATACCGTAACTCCTGTGACAATGGACAAGGAAAAATCTATTGTTAATAAAGAAGTGGAGAAAAAATCTGTATCTAAGAATGACGGTGACGATAGAGATATCAAAAAAGTTCCAGCACAAATCGTTGGTGAAGAACAAAACCATCATATTCCTGTCGAGGCGCGTCGCAGTGAGGAGTGTTCGGATAAACCAAAGTCTATGCTCAATGAAAAGCCAGttggagagaagaaaaagccACCACCAGAAAAGCCTATGGATGTAGAAGTTAGAAGAAGATCTATGGACGAAAAGATGAAACTCCCAGCAGATAAGCAACATTTGAGTAACGAGGACAAACGGAAATCAGCACCAGTTAAACCAGTCCACGCTCCTGATGGAGTCAAAGAACCAGTTTATGTTAGACAAACTTCGGTGGAGGAGCGAAAAAg GCATGAAAAGAAGTCATTGATTGAAGATCAACGACCAAAATACGACATAAGGTACGATGCGCGACCAGTCACAGACGAAAATTTCCAAAGCCTGGACGAAAAACGGAAATCTGTTGAAGATAAACTGAATGCTGTTCTtgaaaaacgaatttcgaTGGATTCCGCAAAACGGCACTCGGATCACGCGTCAATCGAAACACTGAAACGCATTTCAGGAACAAGCACAATTTCCCAACTTTCGGGAAAACGGACACCAAAATCGAGCTCTACTGCCGATGTTAACTCAGACCTTGGCACTCAAACAACTCTTTTGAAAAGTCGAAGTCAAGAAGCATCGAGCAATGATTCGTTTGGCAATAATGTTTTGAGGTCGCAGTCGGGTGAAATTTATAGGGGCAGTAGTCCGGATTGGAAGAGAGAAAACCAAgccagaaaagaaaaaagttccGGTGATACAGTAGACAGGTCAGAACATATTCATAGGAGAGGTTCGTCCGCCGGGTCAGGAGTCGCTGTTGTGACGTCAACACCAGTGAGAAGCCGTAGTGTATCCAGAAGCGGCAGTGGAGATAATGTTGTCGTTATTACCG GTAAAACAAAACCCTCTGAACATCAAGAAGATATACGATTCAATAAATCCATGGTACGAATAACTCCAGATACACCTGATCCATCGAATAGTTTGGCCAGCAATGTGAGCCAAGTTACCGTCGTAACAACACATCCTCCTGTGCTTGTCGATGCCACAGCAACTCCACCTCCGCCTCGACACCAATCCCCGACATCTGAAGTTGTAATCGTTGCCAATGAGACAAACAAAACCCAGGTAAATGAGAGTTCGACTGACGATGATGGGTTTACAAGCTTGGATAGCCTTGAATACACGCCACAGGAACAGCCAATTGTAATATGTGCCACCGATACTTCCAAACGTGTTGGCAAGAAACTGGATGAGTCGGAAGTTGTCATAGTAAGCCCGATTGTTGATGACGAATTGATGGATACCAGCCATGTATCTGTAGTTACCGTTGGTGATGACAAAGAGCGAGTGAAAGATTCATCTGTTGTTGGCAAGAATAGTAATACTGGCACATCAATGGCAGATCATGTTAATAGTAGTAATAGTaggagaagaaggaggaggtcCAGTTCAAAGAGTGACAGCGGCGACGAGATGCTAACTCCACCTCGTATGTCGGTGATGGTTGCTGGAACTACAGTTGGGTCGACAGATGTCGATGACCTTGCTAGCCCTACGAAGCTGATGCCTAATGGTATTGCAAATGTACGCAGCGATGGTACGGCAGCAGGACCTTGGTCAACGATGGCAAAGCATACAAATGAGTCAAGAGAGGAAGGTGGAGGTAAAGCATTAAAGGATAAACGCATCTCACCTGACAGTAGCTGTAGTAATGAAGGGAACTCGTCACATCGGTCCAACAGCGATGAGGGATCAACCAGGTCTCACACACCTAGCAAGAGTGTCGACAGATCTGATGCAGAATCTATATCAACGACAATAAGCCAGGACAGCCGAGGTTCGAGCCGAGACAACCACTTGGGAAGAGATTCCCGGCAATCGTCAGAAATTGACGACGAAGTTGTACTTAGAAGAAAACCTCCCGAGTACACGAGAGACGCACCGAGACAAGCGAGGACAAAGGAAGATATTCAGATAATGAATCTTAAGAAAAAGACACGAAAGCGTACGAGAAAGTTCGAGATTGATGGCGTTGTAGTTACAACTACTACATCAAAGGTAATATACGGAGATGATGAAAATGGCAAGGTGTACGACGACCAGATATTTCGTAAACAAGAACTACGGGAGCTTAAGATGTTACAAAAAATGGAACAGAAACAATTTCAGGATCTGTCGCAGAAATCGCAATTCACCAAGGATCAGCAGGAGAAGCGGTTTGAACAAGAGAGGCTTATGTTGGAACGTGGGGCAGAAGGTGACCTCGATACGTTGGCCAGACAACAGCGTCAACAGATTGAAAGGGCTGAGACCCAACAAGAGGCTGACCTGAGGCTTGCGTCAAAAAAAATCCGTAGTGAGCAAGAACGCGAGTTGAAACAATTTCGCGAAGGGCTGAAGCAGGAGCTGCGACTGCTCAAGCAGGAGGTTGACCTTATGCCTAAAGAAAGGCGAAAGAATGCGTTTAAGATGCGGAAGGATAAACTCGAAGCCGAACACGAAGCTAGGGAGAAGGTATTTTTGGAAAAGTTGAATGAGAGCCATGAGACGTCGCTGAGGAGGCTATCAGACAGTCATCGTGAGAGGATTGCACTTATGGAGAGACAATTCTTGCAGCAGAAACAGCAGCTCATGAGGGCAAGGGAAGCGGCGATATGGGAACTTGAAGAGAGACAAATCAAAGAGCGTCAGCAGCTACTGAAGCGACAACTGAAGGATATATTCTTTTTGCAAAGGCACCAAATGCTGATAAGGCATGAAAAGGAGCTTGAGCAGATGAAGAGAATGAATCAGCGTAAGGAAGAGGAGCTTGTCAAACGTCAGACTGTTGAACGTAGGAACCTTCCGAAGAGAATACGCACAGAGATGAAGGCTAGGGAGATGATGTTCCGCGAATCAATGCGTATATCAATGACTGCTGCTCTTACTCCTGATCCAGACGCTGAGcgtgataaattgaaaaaattccaagagaatgaaaagaagagaTACAGGGCTGAACAGCAAAGGTTTGAATTAAAACACGCCAGGCAGCTCGAGGAGTTGAGGGCACAGAGCGATGCTTCCATCAAGGAGTTGGAACAACTTCAAAATGAAAAGCGAAAAATGCTTATGGAGCATGAGACAATGAAGCTCAAGGAGCAGGAGGAATCCTACACGAAGGAACTTCGAGAGTGGAAAGCACAGCTTAAACCACGAAAGCAG AAAATAGAGGCTGAGCTGGCTACGGAAATGGAAGCCCTGGAATCACGTTATCCAGGTTCATTACCGACACGTCTCAGCGACCTTTCATTAATCTCCTTAGACACTTCTCGCGGTGTCAGTCCTGTCGGCATGGCTGTTGAAATAACAACGACTACGGGCATGTCCAACAGTTGGCGCAGGTCGCCTCGTTCTTTCGCATCCACTTCCAGAGCTAATTCCTACATCAAACCTCAGCCATCTCCATCAGCATTTAGTTTACCTCGTGTATCACTCAAACATCCTGGTTCCGAAGGGGATGCTACTTCATTGTCTGGGATTGAGGGTGCTAGCCTTGACAAAAAATCGGCAAATCCCAACGAATTCCGCCCACTTTCCTTGC AGACTAGAAGAACAATTCGCTCAACAATTGGAGGTACAGGAGGCCATTTATGGACCGTCGGCGGTGCCTCTATGCTTGCCACCAGACCTCCCAGATCTGCCTGA